From Triticum aestivum cultivar Chinese Spring chromosome 4A, IWGSC CS RefSeq v2.1, whole genome shotgun sequence, a single genomic window includes:
- the LOC123083400 gene encoding patatin-like protein 2, with protein MRRPEQSNGPLTLQNPARRALSGRVPSLATPKSPPPAYGSIVTVLSIDGGGVRGIIPGTILAFLEEKLQEFDGLDARISDYFDVMAGTSTGGLVTAMLTAPNADGRPLFAAKDINRFYLQHCPNIFPPVSKGPFGLLKTMTGPKYNGEHLRSVVKELLGDTRVDQTLSNIVIPTFDQAMKDVSKNALLSDVCIGTSAAPTYLPGHHFETKDEEGKPRAFNLIDGGVASNNPTLLAMTDVSKQILMGNPDFFPIKPADYGKFMILSLGTGAAKIEEKFDVAQCSKWGVLGWLYNRGATPIIDSFSQASTDLVDIHASVLFQALHCEKRYLRIHDDGLNGETASVDVSTPENLNRLVEIGKSLLKRQVCKVNVETGKNELDSKNRGTNEEELIYFAGMLSEERKARLLKEGNLA; from the exons ATGCGACGGCCGGAGCAGAGCAACGGGCCCCTGACCCTGCAGAACCCGGCGAGGCGGGCGCTCAGCGGCCGCGTGCCGTCGCTCGCCActcccaagtcgccgccgccggcgTACGGGAGCATCGTCACCGTGCTGAGcatcgacggcggcggcgtccgCGGCATCATCCCCGGGACTATCCTAGCTTTCCTCGAAGAAAAGCTCCAG GAGTTTGATGGACTGGACGCGAGGATCTCAGACTACTTCGACGTGATGGCCGGGACGAGCACCGGAGGGTTGGTGACGGCCATGCTCACCGCGCCCAACGCCGACGGCCGTCCGCTCTTCGCCGCCAAGGACATCAATCGCTTCTACTTGCAACACTGCCCAAATATCTTCCCTCCGGTCAG CAAAGGGCCTTTCGGGTTGTTGAAGACCATGACCGGACCAAAGTACAACGGTGAGCACCTCCGCTCGGTCGTCAAGGAGCTGCTCGGCGACACGCGAGTCGATCAGACGCTTTCAAACATTGTGATCCCCACCTTCGAC CAGGCCATGAAGGATGTCTCCAAGAACGCTCTTCTATCAGATGTCTGCATCGGCACGTCTGCCGCACCGACCTACCTCCCCGGCCACCATTTTGAAACGAAGGATGAGGAGGGTAAGCCACGAGCCTTCAACCTCATCGACGGAGGTGTCGCGTCAAACAATCCG ACGTTGCTGGCAATGACCGACGTGAGCAAACAGATATTGATGGGAAACCCTGACTTCTTTCCTATCAAGCCGGCGGACTACGGCAAGTTCATGATCCTTTCATTGGGCACTGGAGCGGCTAAGATCGAGGAGAAGTTTGACGTTGCCCAGTGCAGCAAGTGGGGCGTCCTCGGGTGGCTCTACAACAGGGGTGCCACTCCCATCATCGACAGCTTCAGCCAGGCTAGTACCGACCTCGTCGACATCCATGCCTCTGTGCTTTTCCAGGCGCTTCACTGCGAGAAGCGCTACCTCCGGATCCATGACGATGGGCTCAATGGTGAAACAGCCTCTGTTGATGTGTCCACGCCGGAGAACCTCAACAGGCTCGTTGAAATTGGCAAGTCgttgctgaagaggcaggtgtgcAAGGTGAACGTCGAAACCGGCAAGAACGAGCTTGACTCGAAGAATAGGGGCACCAACGAGGAGGAGCTGATCTATTTCGCAGGCATGTTATCGGAAGAGCGCAAAGCCAGGCTTCTCAAGGAGGGCAATCTAGCTTGA